A genome region from Brassica oleracea var. oleracea cultivar TO1000 chromosome C2, BOL, whole genome shotgun sequence includes the following:
- the LOC106323555 gene encoding uncharacterized protein LOC106323555, whose product MSGTPTQSRRPLSRGTSSSSAPFVSRESPSAPSQDGQPLSTDMDIDEVIRQPGRETLPRLNPNYKTIPNTTWFGLSESGVSKSLLRIVYSGLLPKGWPTYAEIPPRYRNLWFRQFAQEYNWDSGLTGRVKISFDQYATRYYSGRISEWKKVWEAGKTPKNVSLTVLEELIVHWGKPETKAQSETNSKNKRSDRGGKGAYVHNLGSTSLLSRERQLTRADDIISTQVSQSEDGSFAFSNTLTLEQINNLVLEAVPKKKGRYVGIGRSINDGLSSSVHSLYPVDDLMEQIKNKDEEIAFLKTDNAEIRAELQVTKSLTETIMDKQRIVLEKIFSFYFIFKLVM is encoded by the exons AT GTCTGGAACACCTACACAGTCTCGACGTCCTTTATCTCGAGGTACTAGTAGTTCTTCAGCGCCTTTTGTATCTCGGGAATCACCATCCGCACCTTCTCAGGATGGACAGCCATTGTCGACTGACATGGACATTGACGAGGTGATCCGGCAACCTGGCCGAGAAACTCTTCCACGTCTTAATCCTAATTATAAAACCATTCCAAACACCACTTG GTTTGGATTATCAGAGAGTGGTGTCAGCAAAAGTCTTCTGAGAATTGTTTACTCTGGTTTGCTACCGAAAGGTTGGCCGACATATGCAGAGATTCCTCCACGCTACCGCAACCTCTGGTTTCGGCAATTTGCG CAAGAGTACAATTGGGATTCAGGATTGACTGGGAGAGTGAAGATCTCATTTGATCAATACGCCACTAGATACTACAGCGGTCGAATCAGTGAGTGGAAAAAAGTATGGGAGGCTGGGAAAACCCCTAAGAACGTCAGCCTGACTGTTTTGGAGGAGTTGATAGTTCATTGGGGGAAACCAGAAACAAAGGCCCAGTCAGAAACCAACTCGAAGAACAAGCGTAGTGACCGTGGCGGGAAAGGAGCTTATGTCCACAACCTTGGCTCAACTAGTTTACTTTCTCGAGAACGTCAACTA ACCAGAGCAGATGACATCATCTCAACCCAAGTTTCTCAATCTGAAGATGGATCTTTTGCTTTCTCCAACACCTTAACTTTGGAGCAAATAAACAACCTTGTTCTTGAG GCTGTTCCAAAGAAGAAAGGTCGATACGTTGGGATAGGTCGTTCAATCAATGATGGATTATCTTCTTCGGTTCATTCTCTTTATCCCGTTGACGACCTCATGGAACAGATCAAGAACAAAGACGAGGAGATTGCGTTCTTGAAAACCGACAATGCTGAGATCCGGGCTGAGCTGCAAGTAACCAAGAGTCTCACCGAAACAATTATGGATAAACAAAGAATCGTTTTGGAGAAGATTTTTAGTTTTTATTTTATTTTCAAACTTGTAATGTAA
- the LOC106323554 gene encoding uncharacterized protein LOC106323554, with amino-acid sequence MADLSTATSSSTNPTPPNVIDASPYYLAPSDNLGALITSVLLTHENYSEWSTELRNSLQAKRKTGFIDGTIVKPETEPDLSRWLATNSMIVGWIRTSIDSKVRSTVTHVSTRISFGRHYASASLLGMVHACINYRMRLQTLRKLWEELQNMKTARPCTCDAAADIEKERDDAKVHKFLFGLDDSRFASIRSRITDEEPLPDLNIVYSRVVREEQNMTSTRSKEQRSEALGFSVKTAPAQETTKVEDRFSRTLIGAGEEREGVYYFTGVKVARVHGVSQSQNSTSTLWHRRLGHPSYKALSTLPAFKDFKIDFSDSSQCDICFKAKQTHKVFPDSLNKAIIPFALIHCDVWGPYRTPASCGAVQFGKQVKTIRTDNGTEFMILAPYFREHSIIHQTSCTYTPQQNSKVERKHRHILNVARACLFQSRLPVEFWGKSILAAAHRINCTPTQVLDGKTPYEVLHGTPPIYDQLRVFGCLCYAHTRPRDRDKFGSRSRKCLFMGYPFGKNAWRVYDLESNEFFTSRDVVFFEDKFPGIEKSVYVTPPTLQTDIPVDDLLVSPEHLTSHPAPLRDSSETITSTSPPVTVTDSHYKKTGGSRGKISSGICRESTFPTDS; translated from the exons ATGGCTGATCTCTCTACAGCTACCTCATCCTCTACTAATCCTACTCCACCTAATGTCATTGACGCATCACCATACTACCTAGCCCCATCCGATAATCTTGGAGCTTTGATCACGTCGGTTCTGCTCACTCATGAAAACTATTCAGAATGGTCTACGGAGCTTAGGAACTCACTACAAGCAAAGAGGAAAACGGGATTCATAGACGGTACGATTGTGAAACCTGAAACAGAACCTGACCTTTCTCGATGGCTTGCAACAAACTCCATGATTGTTGGCTGGATTCGAACTTCGATTGACTCGAAAGTACGATCAACTGTTACTCATGTCTCGACGCGCATAAGCTTTGGGAGACATTACGCTTCCGCTTCTCTGTTAGGAATGGTACACGCTTGCATCAACTACAGGATGAGATTACAAACT CTCAGGAAGCTGTGGGAAGAACTGCAAAACATGAAAACAGCTCGTCCCTGCACTTGTGATGCTGCTGCAGACATAGAAAAAGAAAGAGACGATGCTAAAGTTCATAAATTTCTCTTTGGGCTCGATGACTCGCGGTTTGCTTCGATCCGATCTCGTATCACAGATGAGGAACCACTACCTGATCTCAACATCGTTTACTCTCGAGTGGTTCGTGAAGAACAAAACATGACATCCACTCGATCCAAGGAACAACGATCAGAGGCATTAGGGTTCTCCGTCAAAACAGCACCTGCTCAAGAAACTACCAAAGTCGAA GACCGTTTTTCGAGGACTCTCATTGGAGCAGGTGAAGAACGTGAGGGGGTTTACTACTTTACGGGTGTCAAAGTCGCGAGAGTTCATGGGGTTTCACAGTCGCAGAATTCTACTTCTACTCTATGGCATCGAAGACTTGGACATCCATCCTACAAGGCTTTATCTACTTTACCAGCGTTTAAGGATTTTAAGATAGATTTTTCTGATTCTAGTCAATGCGATATTTGTTTTAAAGCGAAACAGACTCACAAGGTGTTTCCAGACAGTCTTAATAAAGCCATTATACCTTTTGCTTTGATTCATTGTGACGTATGGGGACCTTATCGCACACCAGCCTCGTGTGGGGCAGT GCAGTTTGGGAAGCAAGTGAAAACAATTCGGACAGATAATGGGACTGAGTTCATGATCTTGGCACCCTACTTTCGTGAACACAGTATCATCCACCAGACATCATGCACTTATACACCTCAGCAAAACAGCAAAGTTGAACGAAAACATCGCCATATCCTCAATGTGGCTCGTGCCTGCTTATTCCAGTCTCGGTTACCTGTCGAATTCTGGGGGAAGAGTATATTAGCTGCAGCCCACAGGATTAACTGCACTCCTACGCAAGTACTTGATGGTAAAACACCGTACGAAGTTCTGCATGGAACTCCTCCTATCTACGATCAGTTACGGGTGTTTGGCTGTCTGTGCTATGCGCACACGCGACCGAGAGACAGAGACAAGTTCGGTTCTCGAAGTCGCAAATGCCTCTTTATGGGATACCCCTTCGGTAAGAACGCTTGGCGTGTATACGATCTTGAGTCCAATGAATTCTTTACGAGCCGTGATGTGGTCTTCTTTGAGGATAAGTTTCCGGGGATTGAGAAATCTGTTTATGTCACGCCACCAACTCTACAAACTGATATCCCAGTCGATGACTTGCTTGTTTCACCGGAACACCTAACAAGTCACCCTGCTCCACTGCGTGACTCGAGTGAGACAATAACTTCTACGTCCCCGCCGGTAACAGTGACAGACTCTCACTACAAGAAAACAGGCGGATCCCGAGGGAAAATATCGTCGGGAATCTGTAGGGAATCGACATTCCCTACAGATTCCTGA